Sequence from the Panicum virgatum strain AP13 chromosome 5N, P.virgatum_v5, whole genome shotgun sequence genome:
TTGTCTTTTCGCATACCTTTCTATTAAAACTGATTTTTATAAGAGGTGTAGTGTCCAGGACTCAATTACCAAAGAATTTTAGTGTGTTTGGACAAAGACAAATTTTTTTGATGTGTTCTAGCAAAAGACATCTTTTTTGAATGTCCAGGACCTAATTTTGCCTAAAACCTTTGGTGCTCaaagctttttttttaaaaaaaaacctttgATGCTCAAATAGTTGTGACGTCATCAGATGGTAGAACAATGAACAAACCCGTAGTCAAACACGGGGGGATTTGCCGCCGTCCCAATGCCCAACCCGTCGCTCCGCCGCCTTCTCTCCTCCCGGCGCCACCCCCTCGCCACCCACCACCATCTCCGCTGCCGCCACAGCCTCTCCGCCCCctcagcggccgccgccgccgccgccaccccagcTCCATCCCGCGaccgcgccgcgcgcctcgccgccgccgtccacggcgCGACCGCGGCCAAGAACTTCGCGCACGCTATCCGTTTGACGAAATCCCTCGTCCAGGCCTCCTCTTCGTCCCCCGGCCGAAGCCCCGCCTGCATcgtccccaccgccgccggagcagcctTCGCCGCTCTCGCCTCAACCTCCAGCTCCCCGACCCCAGCGCTCGGCGTGCTCGTCATCGCCCTCTGCCAGATGTGGCTGCTTGACGATGCGCTGTCCGTGTTCCGCCGCCTTCGGACGCTGCCGGAGCTACCGGCGTGTAACGTGATTCTGGATGGGCTAGTCAAAGCGCGCAGGTTCGGGTGCGCCTGGGAGCTGTTCGACGAAATGCTTAGCCGGGGGATGGTGCCAAGCGTGGTGACGTACAATACGCTCATCAATGCGTGCCGGCATCAGGGTGCTGTGGCGAAGGCTCAGGAAGTGTGGGATCAGATGGTGGCGAGGCGGATTGATCCGAATGTGGTCACATACACGACGATGATATGTGCGCTCTGTGAAGAGGGCTGCATTGGTGATGCTGAGCAGATGTTTGATGCTATGAAGGAAGCAGGGATGCAGCCTAATCTGTACACATACAATGTGCTGATGAGCAGCCATTGTCAAATACATGATGTCAACCGTGCATTTGTGCTGTACCAGGAACTGCTGAAGAGTGGCCTCGTTCCAAATGCTGTTATCTTTACAACCCTGATTGATGGTTTCTGCAAGGTGAAGAGGTTCAGTGAAGCAAAGGAGATGTTTCTTAGCATGCCCAGCTTCGGGGTTGCTCCTACAGTTCCTGTGTTTAACAGTTTGATGGATGGAGCTTTCAAATCTGGAAATCCACGAGAAGCATTAGCAGTTTATCAGGAGATGACTCACCTAGGGTTGTGTCCAGATGAGTTCACCTGCAGCATAGTTGTGAGAGGCCTTTGTGATGGAGGGCAAACACAGGTAGCGGCCAGGTTCCTTGAAGGAGTGAGGCAATCTGGTGCTAATCTGAATGCAGCTGCTTACAATGCACTGATTGATGAGTACTGCAAGAatgggaatttggaggaagcgCTGTCAACATGCACAAGAATGACTGAGGTTGGAATTGAGCCCAATGTGGTGTCATACTCCTCCTTGATAGATGGGCATTCAAAGGTAGGGAATACGCAATTAGCAATGGCTATATACACTGAGATGGTTGCTAAAGGGATTGAGCCTAATGTGGTTACATACACTGCTCTTATTTGTGGCCATGCCAAGAATGGTGGCATAGATGCTGCTTTTCTTTTGCTTAAGGAGATGACAGAAAAAGGTATTTCACCTAATGCTATTACAGTGTCAGTTCTCGCTGATGGTCTGTGCAGAGAGAATCGGGTTCAGGATGCGGTCAGGTTTGTGATGGAGTACTCAGGGATGAAGTACAATGatcttcattctttcttctcaaACTCTACGACTGAAGAAGACCATTTGATTCCAAACTGTGTGATATATATGACATTGATATATGGACTCTACATAGATAGCCAACACTACGAAGCTGGTAAGCTCTTCTCTTATATGAGAAAGTCAGGTATGGTGCCTGATAGCTTTACCTATACACTACTGATTCGTGGGCAGTGCATGCTTGGCTATGTCTTAAATGCCATGATGCTCTATGCTGATATGGTGAAGATTGGTGTCAAACCAATGAGGTACAAGACAGTGTGCCCTGAGATTTGGTCACAGGTACCACTGAATGACACCAGAACTTTTGCAAGTTAGGAATCAGCTTTCAACTAAGATTCAAGCCTCATCTCTATCCGTCCTACTGCAGCCTAGAGACGATCATGTGGATCACGTTGTTATTAAGGTTGCttcattttatttatatgtttatatatatggATAAGCATGCATTCTTTAAACTCTTAAGGATTTCTTTTGCAAATTTAGCACCAGGATTTATTTGAACATGCTTGACCATCCATTCCTTCATCACAAGTGAATGAGTGATAGGTTTCAGACTTACAGTTGTGCAGAGGAGCCAATTGGTGCCTCCAAGGGGCACCACTGACCCTCTTTATTTCAATGAATTGaaccaactttttttttctcaaagtaTGGCAGATTTGGTGACATGGTTCGATTAATTAAATCCAAGAGGGTTGGTGCTGACCTTTAGGGGTAGTAGTTGGCACCCCAACATTTGCAATTATATGCAATTTGATGAAGTGCAAATCAAATTTTATTAGGATTGCTTTATTTCCCAAAATCTTAACTAGTAGAGCCAATGTAGTAGTGTATGCTTTATGTGATAATATTTTTTAGCACCTTAGCTGAAAGTTGTGCATCACATTCCTCATTTAATTATCAATGTGAATGTGATCTGTGCATTGTTAGTCTTAAATGATGTTTATGGATGTTGAAATGTAAGCATGTAGGTGGTTCGAAAGCTCTAGCTTTGCAGTCTCTAGAGGGTGTACATGTTTTTAGTATTCGTTGATGAAAACCACTAACCAGGATGGTTGTACAACAGAGTAAATTTGGTGGAGTTTTATGCTTGCCTAGCCTATCACCTAATATGAGAACATCAGGTGTCTATTTACAGATGTTTCATCGGCCGACATTTTCATTTATTATATTTGTAATATGTGTATTGGGTACATGCTCTGATTCTACTGTGTTGGTTTGAATGACAGGGGAAATAGCTGATGTTGGCCGTGGAGCCCTAGTGCCCTACAGAAGGTGCTGGTTGCAAACTGACGCGCCAACCATGTGCCCATGTTTGGTTAGGCTATGGAGTAGCAAAtcctaaaaaaaaaaagcattgaGGTGTTCAGGATTTCAGGAACTATCCAAAGTCACTTTAATTGATGGTTGACAGGTaacattatttcttctgttATTTAGCAGGCCTTCCTGATCTCACATTAATACATATATGTTATTTGTCTTAGCCTGCTGGATCTCATATCCAATAAATTCATGATTGAATTAACTTAATTCATTAAGATTGGGATTCAAAATGTTGCATGTCTAGACATCTCCACTTAGTGTGTTTTTACCTTGCATATAAGCATGCCAACTTGTATGTCTCTAGGACTGCACATGAACTTTTGGTTACTGGTAGGTTAGTGTAGCATGCAAAAACTAATAGTGCCTGCAGGATGTGCTTATCTAGGTCAACTTTCAGTGTCTATTGAAATGTTCTGTTTCAAtggttggaacttggaagcttATTGTCAAGGGCGTTAGCACACAAGACAGGAGGGCCACGAATACGGAGCTCGTAGCCTTGGCCGGCAATGGCGCTGGGGATTTTGCTCAGGCGCTCTATggtggaaggagagagaggtagagagagaagagggagaTTAGGGATAACTGTGATTGCTTAATCTTTAAGAGTGCCGATTACATCCACTAAATAGGCTCATGACCGGTTAACAAGAGGGAACAAACCCCTTAATTGTAGCTAATTTGCATGCTAACATGCCTAAACTTGTGCCTAACCAGTTGGCGCCGCCGGCTGTTGCTCCTGTGGGCGCGATCGGCGGCTGTAGTGCCGGCCCCACATGACATCTCTACCCCCCTCGAcgagcagctcgtcctcgagctggaagcTGGGGTAGCGGTCGATGAAGCCGTCGGCGTCCTCCCAGGTAGCAGAAACGGCGGACTCACCTTTCCAGTGAACCAGGAGTTGGCGAACACCTTTGGCCAAGCGGGAACGGATGACACGTTCAGGTTCTGGAACGGCAGCGCCATTGTGAACCGGCGgcaggctcggcggcgcggtcggAGGCGTTCCCACGAAATGCTTCAGGAGGCCGACGTGGAACACGTCGTGGAGTCGAGCGCGGGGTGGAAGCTCGAGCTGGTAGGCGACCGCGTTGACGACGGCGATGATGCAGTATGGCCCATAGTAGCGAGGCTTGAGCTTGCCAGCCGTGGGCGCCTTGAGCGAGGACGCCGAGCGTTGGTGCAGGCGGAGCCAAACCCAATCGCCGACGACGAAGCGGAGCTCCCGGTGACCCTTGTCGTAGTGGCGTTTGTAGACCGCCTGGGCTTGCTCGAGGCGGAGACGAACATTAGCGAGGAACTCGTCGCGCTCCGCCATGTTCTTGGCGACCGCCGCGACTCGTGTCTCCCTCGGCTCGTACGAGCGAATGGAGGGGGGGTCCCGGCCGTAGACGACCCTGAACGGCGTGTCGCGGAGGGCTGACTGGTAGGCGGTGTTGTAGATGTACTCCGTCCATGGGAGCCAGCGTAGCCACTGTCGGGGACGAtcgccggtgaagcagcgcagGTACATGACGATGACCTTGTTGGCTGCCTCCGTCTGGCCGTCGGACTGGGGGTGGAAAGCCGATGTCATGTGCAGCTTGGCACCGATCAGATGCATGAGCTCGCGCCAGAATTTGGAGGTGAAGACGAGGTCCCGGTCCGAGACCATGGACTGTGGCGAAGAAGTCGACCGATCATGTGGAACGCCGTGTAGTCGAACGATCTCGGCGAAGAAGACGTTGGCCACTGATTCCGCTGTGTAGGGGTGCGCGAGGAGGATAAAGTGGCAGTACTTGCTGAATCGGACGACCACTGTGAGGATTTTAAATATGGCAAAACTATCACTTAAATGGAACAGAAGCCTGATGACTCCCAATTCTAGACAGGTCCGATGAAAGTCAAAACAATCTTCACGGAAatagaaagattttttttaattatatcaTAGATGATTAGCTTGTCAACATGGGAATTAAGCAAATAAGAAAAGCTTTAGTGGGGGTGGCTGCTCTCTTTTAGGATATATGATTATGTAGGTGCGATGATGTTTTCAATAATAAATCTATAACATCCTTTATAAATGCGGTTTACAGGGGCACATACTATCTTAGAGATTGTTGCAAAAGAATGGTGAGAGGATATCACACAAGCATGCCATGTTATGAAGTTGATGGCCGTTGACGTCATGTATAgtatatattttatattttttcacCCCATTCAGAGTTCATGATTTGGATGAGTAATAATGTGGCAATGGATGTATGCATCATAATGCAAAAACGGAAGCTTTTCCGTTATCTAGAAAAAGGGTATATAGCGCTATAATTCAGAGGCTGGAATGTTTGGTTTTCCTTTATCAGGAAAAATCGTATGTTCATTTTCAAAACAGGTTTCGTGTTATTGCTCATATATCTAATGTATAGCACATTCATTTTCCCACCTTGGATTGTTATAGCTGTCTTTTCCACAAAGTGGGTAGTACCTGATGGCTGTAGGTTTACTCCGTCCAGTTACAAATAAGTGATACAGTATATTGGATATCAACAGAGTTTTCGAACCTAAGTTTAAGTAGTACCTTTCGTTATTATAAATATTTATCAAACATGGTAAAGGAACGTTTTTATTAAACTAAAGTTAGAGACAAGTAGGCTCATACCATTTTTTCAATATCCAAACTCAACACATAAAAAGTAATCAATCAAAGTTAAGAATAGGGAAAGCGTCACTTGTGACTGGAGGGAGCAATTGCCACGGCTTCAGACCTTCAGGATTTACACGAAATACTAAAGCTGATGTGACGGGAAACATGCTCTGCTTCTCTATTCAATGCCAGGCAGAGATACTTCAATAATGTAAACGAAAATTTACCATACAAATAATGAAAAAGTTAGCCATCCTAATAACTTA
This genomic interval carries:
- the LOC120675809 gene encoding pentatricopeptide repeat-containing protein At5g61400-like isoform X2; translation: MPNPSLRRLLSSRRHPLATHHHLRCRHSLSAPSAAAAAAATPAPSRDRAARLAAAVHGATAAKNFAHAIRLTKSLVQASSSSPGRSPACIVPTAAGAAFAALASTSSSPTPALGVLVIALCQMWLLDDALSVFRRLRTLPELPACNVILDGLVKARRFGCAWELFDEMLSRGMVPSVVTYNTLINACRHQGAVAKAQEVWDQMVARRIDPNVVTYTTMICALCEEGCIGDAEQMFDAMKEAGMQPNLYTYNVLMSSHCQIHDVNRAFVLYQELLKSGLVPNAVIFTTLIDGFCKVKRFSEAKEMFLSMPSFGVAPTVPVFNSLMDGAFKSGNPREALAVYQEMTHLGLCPDEFTCSIVVRGLCDGGQTQVAARFLEGVRQSGANLNAAAYNALIDEYCKNGNLEEALSTCTRMTEVGIEPNVVSYSSLIDGHSKVGNTQLAMAIYTEMVAKGIEPNVVTYTALICGHAKNGGIDAAFLLLKEMTEKGISPNAITVSVLADGLCRENRVQDAVRFVMEYSGMKYNDLHSFFSNSTTEEDHLIPNCVIYMTLIYGLYIDSQHYEAGEIADVGRGALVPYRRCWLQTDAPTMCPCLVRLWSSKS
- the LOC120675809 gene encoding pentatricopeptide repeat-containing protein At5g61400-like isoform X1, whose amino-acid sequence is MPNPSLRRLLSSRRHPLATHHHLRCRHSLSAPSAAAAAAATPAPSRDRAARLAAAVHGATAAKNFAHAIRLTKSLVQASSSSPGRSPACIVPTAAGAAFAALASTSSSPTPALGVLVIALCQMWLLDDALSVFRRLRTLPELPACNVILDGLVKARRFGCAWELFDEMLSRGMVPSVVTYNTLINACRHQGAVAKAQEVWDQMVARRIDPNVVTYTTMICALCEEGCIGDAEQMFDAMKEAGMQPNLYTYNVLMSSHCQIHDVNRAFVLYQELLKSGLVPNAVIFTTLIDGFCKVKRFSEAKEMFLSMPSFGVAPTVPVFNSLMDGAFKSGNPREALAVYQEMTHLGLCPDEFTCSIVVRGLCDGGQTQVAARFLEGVRQSGANLNAAAYNALIDEYCKNGNLEEALSTCTRMTEVGIEPNVVSYSSLIDGHSKVGNTQLAMAIYTEMVAKGIEPNVVTYTALICGHAKNGGIDAAFLLLKEMTEKGISPNAITVSVLADGLCRENRVQDAVRFVMEYSGMKYNDLHSFFSNSTTEEDHLIPNCVIYMTLIYGLYIDSQHYEAGKLFSYMRKSGMVPDSFTYTLLIRGQCMLGYVLNAMMLYADMVKIGVKPMRYKTVCPEIWSQVPLNDTRTFAS